TGCCGAGCCGTTGATCTTGGCCAATGTGCCGGGCCTGCGGGATGTCAACACCATGAAAAAGCTGTTGGCACAAATGGGCACACGTATCGATGTGGTGCGCTCCCAGGCCGATGGCCAAGAGCAGATCAGTCTGACTTCAGATGCCATGACACATCTGCAGGCGCCTTACGAGCTAGTCAAAACCATGCGGGCCTCGGTCTTGGTCTTGGGGCCTATGTTGGCAAGGTTTGGGGAAGCCTTGGTCAGTCTTCCCGGTGGCTGTGCCATTGGTCAGCGGCCTGTGGATCAACACATCAAAGGCCTGGCGGCCATGGGTGCCGAGATTCAGATTGAACATGGCTACATCAAGGCCCAGGCCAAGCGGCTGCGTGGCGCACGCATCGTGACCGACATGGTTACGGTCACGGGCACAGAAAATCTGATGATGGCGGCCACCCTTGCTGAAGGTACGACGGTGATTGATAACGCAGCACGCGAACCCGAAGTCGTGGATTTGGCCAACTGCTTAATTAAGATGGGCGCCCACATTGAGGGCGCAGGCACGGATCGCATTGTGATTCATGGTGTCGAGCAGTTGCATGGTGCCAATCATGCGGTCATGCCCGATCGCATTGAGGCGGGAACATTTTTATGTGCGGTGGCCGCTGCCGGCGGTGAGCTGATGGTGCATCATGCCCGTGCGGATATTCTGGGCGCCACTCTGGATAAACTGCGTGAGACCGGCGTCACCATGATTGAGTCTGACGCGGGCATTCATATCAAATCGAACGGCCGGCCCAAGGCATTTAATTTTCGGACGGCGCCATTTCCTGGCCTGGCCACTGACATGCAGGCCCAGTTGATGGCGGTGGCCACCATTGCGCAGGGCACCTCCATCATTACGGAAACCATTTTTGAAAATCGTTTCATGCATGTCCAAGAGATGCGGCGGCTCGGTGCCCAGATCGAAGTCGATGGCCACACTGCTGTGGTGAAGGGTGTGGCGCAATTGTCGGGCGCCCGTGTGATGGCCACCGATCTGCGCGCGTCGGCAGGCCTGGTCATTGCTGGGTTGGTGGCCCAGGGGGAAACCGAGATCGACCGCATTTATCATCTTGATCGTGGCTACGACCGCATGGAAGAAAAACTCCGCGCTATTGGCGCCAACGTTGTTCGAGTGAGCGAACCCCAATCATGATGACATTTGCCTTATCGAAAGGCCGAATCTTTGAAGAGGCCCTGCCGCTTTTAAAGTCGGTCGGCATCATTCCGTCCGAGTCGCCCGAGTCATCGCGCAAATTAATTCTTGGCACGAACCGGCCAGATCTGCGTTTGTTAATTGTGCGTGCGAGCGATGTGCCCACCTATGTGCAGTATGGCGCTGCCGATATGGGCATTGCCGGTGCCGATGTGTTGGCCGAGCAGGGCAGCGAAGGCTTGGTGCAGCCGGTAGATCTGGGTATTGGTAAGTGCCGCATGAGTGTGGCGGTGCCAGTTGGTCTGGACTATGAACGCTTAGCCACACGCGGCGCACGGCTTCGTGTGGCCACCAAATATGTCAACACGGCACGCACCCACTTTGCGGCCAAGGGGGTGCATGTTGATCTCATTAAACTCTACGGCTCAATGGAGTTGGCCCCATTGGTAGGGCTCGCCGATGTGATTGTCGACTTGGTGTCCACCGGCGGCACA
The nucleotide sequence above comes from beta proteobacterium MWH-UniP1. Encoded proteins:
- the murA gene encoding UDP-N-acetylglucosamine 1-carboxyvinyltransferase is translated as MDRFKITGGSPLHGEVVISGAKNAALPILCASILSAEPLILANVPGLRDVNTMKKLLAQMGTRIDVVRSQADGQEQISLTSDAMTHLQAPYELVKTMRASVLVLGPMLARFGEALVSLPGGCAIGQRPVDQHIKGLAAMGAEIQIEHGYIKAQAKRLRGARIVTDMVTVTGTENLMMAATLAEGTTVIDNAAREPEVVDLANCLIKMGAHIEGAGTDRIVIHGVEQLHGANHAVMPDRIEAGTFLCAVAAAGGELMVHHARADILGATLDKLRETGVTMIESDAGIHIKSNGRPKAFNFRTAPFPGLATDMQAQLMAVATIAQGTSIITETIFENRFMHVQEMRRLGAQIEVDGHTAVVKGVAQLSGARVMATDLRASAGLVIAGLVAQGETEIDRIYHLDRGYDRMEEKLRAIGANVVRVSEPQS
- the hisG gene encoding ATP phosphoribosyltransferase, which gives rise to MMTFALSKGRIFEEALPLLKSVGIIPSESPESSRKLILGTNRPDLRLLIVRASDVPTYVQYGAADMGIAGADVLAEQGSEGLVQPVDLGIGKCRMSVAVPVGLDYERLATRGARLRVATKYVNTARTHFAAKGVHVDLIKLYGSMELAPLVGLADVIVDLVSTGGTLKANGLKEVEKIADVSARLIVNQAALKTRPEALRPFMETFAQAAGQK